The following coding sequences are from one Paenibacillus sp. JDR-2 window:
- a CDS encoding dipeptidase: protein MSYESYFSERREQQLEELKEFLRIPSISALSEHKQDMIKAAEWVAGKLEAAGLENVKIHQTAGHPIVYADHLHAPGKPTVLVYGHYDVQPVDPLNLWETPPFEPTERNGKLYARGATDDKGQVFLHIKAVEALLKQEQQLPVNVKFCIEGEEEISSPSLLTFLNEKQELLATDAVLISDTSLIEKGKPAISTGLRGLCSLELTINASNTDLHSGTYGGGVPNALHAMVELLASLHDKHGRITVEGFYEGVPELTAAMHEEFEKQKFNEEQLKKTLGLGTLYGEEGYTFVERTGARPTLELNGVWGGFQGEGTKTVIPKEAHAKITCRLVGQQDPQRILDAIIAHLHANVQQGVTLSVKPGEKARAFDMDPTIPLLQTAADAYEAVYGTRALFTKDGGSIPIVETFSRQLSAPVIMMGFGLPDENLHAPNEHFNLENFDKGLLTIVEFLKRV, encoded by the coding sequence ATGAGTTATGAATCGTATTTTTCGGAACGTAGAGAGCAGCAGCTGGAGGAGCTTAAAGAGTTTTTGAGAATTCCAAGCATTTCGGCGCTGTCTGAGCATAAGCAGGACATGATCAAAGCTGCCGAGTGGGTGGCAGGCAAGCTTGAGGCAGCTGGACTTGAGAACGTAAAGATTCATCAGACGGCCGGACATCCGATTGTATATGCCGATCATCTTCATGCGCCGGGCAAACCAACGGTCCTTGTCTACGGCCATTATGACGTACAGCCGGTCGATCCGCTTAATCTGTGGGAGACGCCACCGTTTGAACCAACGGAACGTAATGGCAAGCTGTATGCGCGCGGGGCAACGGACGATAAAGGACAGGTCTTCCTGCATATCAAAGCCGTTGAGGCCCTGCTGAAGCAGGAGCAGCAGCTCCCGGTTAACGTGAAGTTCTGCATCGAAGGCGAAGAAGAGATTTCAAGCCCTAGCCTGCTGACATTCTTGAACGAGAAGCAAGAGCTGCTCGCAACCGATGCCGTGCTTATCTCGGATACTTCCCTCATTGAAAAAGGCAAACCTGCCATCTCGACAGGTCTGCGAGGTCTTTGTTCACTCGAGCTGACCATTAACGCTTCGAATACGGACCTGCACTCGGGTACATACGGCGGCGGCGTTCCAAATGCGCTCCATGCCATGGTTGAATTGCTTGCATCTCTGCATGACAAACACGGACGTATTACGGTAGAAGGCTTCTACGAAGGGGTTCCCGAGCTAACGGCAGCCATGCATGAAGAGTTCGAGAAGCAGAAGTTCAACGAAGAGCAGCTGAAGAAAACGCTTGGACTCGGCACCTTGTACGGAGAAGAAGGCTATACGTTTGTAGAGCGCACCGGCGCTCGTCCAACGCTGGAGCTGAACGGCGTATGGGGCGGCTTCCAAGGCGAAGGCACCAAGACCGTGATTCCGAAAGAAGCGCATGCGAAGATCACCTGCCGCCTCGTCGGCCAACAGGATCCGCAGCGCATTCTGGATGCCATCATCGCGCATCTTCACGCGAACGTGCAGCAGGGAGTTACCTTATCCGTGAAGCCGGGCGAAAAAGCGCGCGCCTTCGATATGGATCCAACGATCCCGCTTCTGCAAACGGCAGCTGACGCATACGAAGCCGTTTACGGCACGCGCGCGTTGTTCACCAAGGACGGCGGTTCGATCCCGATTGTGGAGACCTTCTCCCGCCAATTGTCGGCGCCTGTTATCATGATGGGCTTTGGCCTGCCGGACGAGAATCTTCATGCTCCTAACGAGCACTTCAACCTCGAGAACTTCGACAAAGGTTTGCTGACGATCGTGGAGTTTTTGAAAAGAGTATAA